AGTTTATGGTTGCAGGTTTTCCGGTTTTTGGTGGTTTGTCATATGAGATACGTTTCGAGGCACGGAGTAAAGAGTCTCTTATCCTGACTGTGTATGCAATGGAAAACCATGAACCATGGATGGGGCTTGGGCTTTTTACGAATATTTCTCTTACGCCAGTGTGGAAAGAGTACACGATCCATTTTATCCCTGAAAGGGATGATGGGCAGGCCAGGATCAATTTTTCTCTCTCAAGAGCAGACGTAGGAAATGTGGAGATGCGAGGTTTTGTGTTGAGGGAAGTGTCTCATGCTTCGTTGTCTGAAAAGGATTGGGAAAAGGAGGTGCTTCCTCTCCCATGGCAGGGTTGTGTGGGAAAACGCGTGAGTGCAGATTTTCGTGGGATGCTTCATGAGCGGGAGATGGAAGTAGTAGAAGCCCTACGCAGGCATATACGTTCTCTTGGTTGTACCAAGCCCATCACTCATACCCAGGTGAACTATGGAGGTCTTGCCGGACTGGTGCGAGAAGGAACTTTTTCTGATTTTGTGGACATGCATGCCTACTGGCAGCATCCCGAGTTTCCCGGGGAGTTATGGTCTTCTACGGATTGGCATATTGGGAATACGAGTCAGCTTACAGAGGGAAATCTTGGACCATTGGGGTACGTGGCGTATTGGAGAATTGCTGGCAAGCCCTTTACGGTGAGTGAGTACAATGTGCCTGATCCGAGTTGGTATGCTTCGGAAGCTCCGGTCTGGCTTGCTTTGTGGGGGGCTTTTCAGGATTGGGATGGGGTGTATCTGTACACTCTTTTTGATTTTGGTGGGGACTATAACCAAAAACACATGAGAGGTTTTTTCCACTTTTTGGGAAGTGGGGCGAAGATGAGTTTACTTCCCTGGGCAGCGAAAGTGTTTTCACGGGGGATGGTGTGTACAAATGAGGCAGTGAAGTCTGTGGATTTTTCTCTGCTAAGGAAGATGTATGAGGAACAGGGTCCATCCTATGATATTGCTGATATCAGGTATTTTTGTTCGTGGAAGGATGAGAGCCTCTATGCCAGGGTGGCTCTTCATCCTCAGGGTAAGGAGAAAACTTCTCTTTCTCGTCAGATGCCATGGATCTGGGAGAGGCAGAGGCCTTCTCTTTTGTGGAGGGATGAACATGCTTTTTTGGTGACGGGTGAGATACAGGGCATGGTATTCACCAATGCTTCGATGATTGTTGAGATAGCCAAAGCTTCGCCGTGGGGAACGATAGCTATGACGACATTGGATGAAAAACCCTGGCAAAAAACAGACAAAGTATTTCTGGTACTTGTTGGTCGTGGGGAAAACACGGGTATGAAATGGACTACAACAAAAACCTCTGTCGGTGACCAATGGGGAAGGGAACCCTATGTTCTTTTTCAACCCAAGGTAAGAGTGTACCTTCCTGACTTTAGGGCATACCTTCTGAACGAACGGGGAGAGAAATCAAAAGAAATCAAAGCTGTTGGAGGGTGGTTTGATCTTTCGGGGGTAACCCCATGGATAATGTTCGAAAAGAACAGGTAAAATGTTGACTTTTTTCTTCTTTGGTTGTAGGATAAAGAGACAAAAAGAAAAAGGAGGCCATTGTTTCATGGGCTCTTCGGTCGTTCTTCTTTCAGGAGGACTGGATTCCGTGGTGAATTTTAAAAAAGCTCTGGATGAGAAGGGGGTCCGTTTGGTACTCTTTTTTGACTATGGACAAAAAGCGTACAAACGAGAAAAGGAGGCTATTACAAAGATAGCGAGGCGGTATGATGTGCCCTTTCAGATTATTCGGCTCGATTTTATGCGAGATTTTTCGACGGGACTTACAAGGGGAAGGATCCCCCTTCTTTCACAGAAGGATCTGGAGGACAGTTTGACGACGGAAAAATCTGCCTCCGCCGTTTGGGTTCCTAACCGAAATGGCGTTTTTATCGAAATTGCTGCTGCCATAGCAGAGAATGTCGGGGCTTCCTCAGTGGTGGTTGGTTTTAACCGTGAGGAGGCCACAACCTTTCCTGATAACTCTTCTGATTATCTTGATGCCTTAAACATAGCCCTGCATTATTCTACTCGTGGCAAGGTAAAGCTCTCCTGTTATACCCTCACAATGTCCAAAAAAGAGATATATGCCTTCGGAAAAGATATTGTGGCTCCCCTCGATCTTGTGTGGAGCTGTTACCAAGGGGGGAGGAAGATGTGTGGTAAGTGTGAGTCCTGCCAGCGTTTGAAACGGGCGATGGGAACAGATCGCAGCTGGTTTGAGACCGAACACTTTTGGGGAGGGTTTGCACAATGACTCCTTTGTGGATAGATGAGCGTATAACCTATGATGGACGTCAGCTTGTATCCCATTTTGCGTACCGGCGGTACGGCGTGATGGGAGATGTGATCGTGGGTTTTCGTGGTCCGGCGGATGTACGTATTTCAGAGATGGTAGATCTTGAA
This sequence is a window from Thermospira aquatica. Protein-coding genes within it:
- a CDS encoding glycoside hydrolase family protein yields the protein MKKKWLFFWFFWGITWIYGQGVPWFVDFLHLEKPEWGMPRKKLSPVVVSNGHFFCDGERVRFWGLNITGPGNFPDKKDAPAIARSLRLLGVNIVRLHFLDHSWGGLLLASPESEELDRERLDKLDFFIAALKNEGIYVNINLHVGRVFPEIPFAYRDVFALGKVVSYLDDALVASQKRYASRLLGHTNPYTGLPYTVDPVVAVIEVNNENALTTASPEELKRLMPYYERILQRLWTKFLRRRYTNYAAWEAANRFEKHDVLFIAQTNQRERVYWRWENHGEALSGARWRGDELVWTVKKPGKELWHNQFMVAGFPVFGGLSYEIRFEARSKESLILTVYAMENHEPWMGLGLFTNISLTPVWKEYTIHFIPERDDGQARINFSLSRADVGNVEMRGFVLREVSHASLSEKDWEKEVLPLPWQGCVGKRVSADFRGMLHEREMEVVEALRRHIRSLGCTKPITHTQVNYGGLAGLVREGTFSDFVDMHAYWQHPEFPGELWSSTDWHIGNTSQLTEGNLGPLGYVAYWRIAGKPFTVSEYNVPDPSWYASEAPVWLALWGAFQDWDGVYLYTLFDFGGDYNQKHMRGFFHFLGSGAKMSLLPWAAKVFSRGMVCTNEAVKSVDFSLLRKMYEEQGPSYDIADIRYFCSWKDESLYARVALHPQGKEKTSLSRQMPWIWERQRPSLLWRDEHAFLVTGEIQGMVFTNASMIVEIAKASPWGTIAMTTLDEKPWQKTDKVFLVLVGRGENTGMKWTTTKTSVGDQWGREPYVLFQPKVRVYLPDFRAYLLNERGEKSKEIKAVGGWFDLSGVTPWIMFEKNR
- the queC gene encoding 7-cyano-7-deazaguanine synthase QueC; its protein translation is MGSSVVLLSGGLDSVVNFKKALDEKGVRLVLFFDYGQKAYKREKEAITKIARRYDVPFQIIRLDFMRDFSTGLTRGRIPLLSQKDLEDSLTTEKSASAVWVPNRNGVFIEIAAAIAENVGASSVVVGFNREEATTFPDNSSDYLDALNIALHYSTRGKVKLSCYTLTMSKKEIYAFGKDIVAPLDLVWSCYQGGRKMCGKCESCQRLKRAMGTDRSWFETEHFWGGFAQ